From Candidatus Nitricoxidivorans perseverans, the proteins below share one genomic window:
- the metH gene encoding methionine synthase — translation MQPDRSDELRALLAQRLLILDGAMGTMVQRRRLDEADFRGDRFRDHPRDLKGDNDLLCLTRPDVIAGIHEAYLGAGADILETNTFNSTAVSQADYGLESLVHELNFAGARLAREAADKYSTPEKPRFVAGVLGPTSRTCSISPDVNDPGFRNTHFDALADDYAVAIRGLVEGGADILLVETVFDTLNAKAALFAIERFFDEAGRRWPVMISGTITDASGRTLSGQTAEAFWNSLRHARPLSFGLNCALGAKELRQHAEELSHLCDCFVSAHPNAGLPNAFGGYDETPEMLAAEIADWARCGIVNIVGGCCGTTPDHIRAIARAVAGVAPRHPAAPDFRLKLAGLEAFNVGPDSLFVNIGERTNVTGSRAFAKMIVEGRFDDALRVARQQVENGAQVVDVNMDEAMLDSQAAMVKFLNLVASEPDIAKAPVMLDSSKWEVIEAGLKCLQGKGIVNSISMKEGEAKFLAHARLARRYGAAVIVMAFDEQGQADTYRRKTEICKRAYDLLVADGFPAEDIVLDPNVFAIATGIPEHDNYAVDFIEATRWIKANLPHAHVSGGISNVSFSFRGNDPVREAIHTVFLYHAVRAGLTMGIVNAGQLGVYDELDPVLREKVEDVVLNRKPGAGDALVEFAQEIGDSPQFYESQNRGLSPISPWRSWPVERRIEHAMVKGITEFIVDDTEECRAKLAAEGKPPLAVIEGPLMAGMNAVGDLFGAGKMFLPQVVKSARVMKQAVAHLVPFIEEEKKRTGSASKGKIVIATVKGDVHDIGKNIVGVVLSCNGYEVVDLGVMVPAEKILHAAKERGAQAIGLSGLITPSLEEMSHIAAEMQRQGFTQPLLIGGATTSRAHTAIKIAPNYEGPVVYVPDASRAVGVVTRLLSMEMRATFVAELSADHEKQRALYAEKAQAPLLSLADARANAAKLAYAPVKPRKPGITASGDLDLAEISRYIDWSPFFQVWDMAGKYPKIFENARFGEQARQVFDDAQAMLARIIEEKWLAARAVFGLFSAHRDGDDIVIDGRMTWRNLRQQQAEEGKPNRCLADFVAPEGDYVGAFAVTAGLGIEKQLAEFEAAHDDYRAILLKALADRLAEAAAEWLHARVRREHWGYAANERLTNDDLIAEKYQGIRPAPGYPACPDHMAKRELFRLLDAPGNCGMGLTESFAMTPAASVSGFYLAHPEARYFAINKIGRDQLEDWAGRSGMSIPEAEKWLAPLLQASR, via the coding sequence ATGCAACCCGACCGCAGCGACGAACTGCGCGCCCTTCTCGCGCAGCGCCTCCTCATTCTCGATGGAGCCATGGGCACCATGGTACAGCGCCGCCGTCTCGACGAGGCTGACTTTCGCGGCGACCGCTTCCGGGACCACCCACGCGACCTCAAGGGCGACAACGACCTCCTGTGTCTCACGCGGCCGGACGTGATCGCCGGCATCCACGAGGCCTACCTCGGCGCCGGCGCCGACATCCTCGAAACCAACACATTCAACTCGACGGCCGTCTCGCAGGCCGACTACGGGCTCGAATCGCTGGTCCATGAGCTGAACTTCGCCGGCGCGCGGCTCGCCCGCGAGGCCGCCGACAAATACTCGACGCCCGAGAAACCCCGCTTCGTCGCCGGCGTGCTCGGCCCCACCTCGCGCACCTGCTCCATCTCGCCGGACGTGAACGACCCCGGCTTTCGCAACACCCATTTCGATGCGCTGGCCGACGACTACGCGGTCGCGATCCGCGGGCTCGTCGAAGGCGGCGCCGACATCCTGCTGGTCGAGACCGTCTTCGACACGCTCAACGCCAAGGCCGCCCTCTTCGCCATCGAGCGATTCTTCGACGAGGCGGGCCGCCGCTGGCCGGTCATGATCTCCGGCACCATCACCGACGCCTCCGGCCGCACGCTGTCGGGCCAGACGGCCGAGGCCTTCTGGAACTCGTTGCGGCACGCGCGGCCGCTGTCTTTCGGCCTCAACTGCGCGCTTGGCGCGAAGGAATTGCGGCAGCATGCGGAGGAGCTTTCCCACCTGTGCGACTGCTTCGTCTCGGCCCATCCGAACGCCGGCCTGCCCAACGCCTTCGGCGGCTACGACGAGACGCCGGAGATGCTGGCCGCCGAGATCGCCGACTGGGCGCGGTGCGGCATCGTCAACATCGTCGGCGGCTGCTGCGGCACCACGCCGGATCACATCCGCGCCATCGCGCGCGCCGTGGCGGGTGTTGCGCCGCGCCATCCCGCCGCGCCCGACTTCCGGCTGAAGCTGGCCGGGCTCGAAGCCTTCAACGTCGGCCCCGATTCGCTGTTCGTGAACATCGGCGAGCGCACCAACGTCACCGGCTCACGCGCCTTCGCCAAGATGATCGTCGAGGGCCGCTTCGACGACGCCCTGCGCGTGGCCCGGCAGCAGGTCGAGAACGGCGCCCAGGTCGTCGATGTGAACATGGACGAGGCCATGCTCGACAGCCAGGCCGCGATGGTGAAGTTCCTCAACCTTGTTGCCTCCGAGCCGGACATCGCGAAGGCGCCGGTCATGCTCGACTCCTCGAAGTGGGAGGTGATCGAGGCGGGCCTCAAGTGCCTCCAGGGCAAGGGCATCGTCAATTCAATCTCGATGAAGGAAGGCGAGGCGAAGTTCCTGGCGCACGCGCGGCTGGCGCGCCGCTACGGCGCCGCCGTGATCGTCATGGCCTTCGACGAACAGGGCCAGGCCGACACCTACCGGCGCAAGACGGAAATCTGCAAGCGCGCCTACGACCTACTGGTGGCCGACGGCTTCCCCGCCGAGGACATCGTCCTCGACCCCAACGTGTTCGCCATCGCCACCGGCATTCCGGAACATGATAATTACGCGGTCGACTTCATCGAGGCCACGCGCTGGATCAAGGCGAACCTGCCGCACGCGCACGTTTCTGGCGGCATCTCGAACGTCTCCTTTTCGTTCCGCGGCAATGACCCCGTGCGCGAGGCGATCCACACGGTCTTCCTCTACCACGCCGTGAGGGCGGGGCTGACCATGGGCATCGTCAATGCCGGTCAGCTCGGCGTATACGACGAGCTCGACCCGGTGTTGCGCGAGAAGGTCGAGGACGTGGTGCTCAACAGGAAACCGGGCGCGGGAGACGCGCTCGTCGAGTTTGCGCAGGAAATAGGGGACAGCCCCCAATTTTATGAATCTCAAAATCGGGGTCTGTCCCCTATTTCCCCCTGGCGTTCGTGGCCGGTGGAAAGGCGCATCGAGCACGCGATGGTCAAGGGCATCACCGAGTTCATCGTGGACGACACCGAGGAATGTCGCGCGAAGCTCGCGGCCGAAGGGAAGCCGCCGCTCGCGGTGATCGAGGGGCCGCTGATGGCGGGCATGAACGCCGTGGGCGACCTGTTCGGCGCGGGGAAGATGTTCCTGCCGCAGGTGGTCAAGTCGGCGCGCGTGATGAAGCAGGCCGTGGCCCACCTCGTTCCCTTCATCGAGGAGGAAAAAAAGCGCACCGGCAGCGCCTCGAAGGGGAAGATCGTCATCGCCACGGTCAAGGGCGACGTGCACGACATCGGCAAGAACATCGTCGGCGTGGTGCTCTCCTGCAACGGCTACGAGGTCGTCGACCTCGGCGTCATGGTGCCGGCGGAGAAGATACTGCACGCCGCGAAGGAGCGCGGCGCGCAGGCCATCGGGCTTTCCGGCCTCATCACGCCGTCGCTGGAGGAAATGAGCCACATCGCCGCCGAGATGCAGCGCCAGGGCTTCACGCAGCCGCTGCTGATCGGCGGCGCGACGACGAGCCGCGCGCACACCGCGATCAAGATCGCGCCGAACTACGAAGGCCCCGTCGTATACGTGCCCGACGCCTCGCGCGCCGTCGGCGTCGTCACGCGGCTGCTGTCCATGGAGATGCGCGCCACCTTCGTCGCCGAACTCAGTGCCGACCACGAGAAACAGCGCGCCCTGTACGCGGAGAAAGCCCAGGCGCCGCTCCTGTCCCTGGCCGATGCGCGCGCCAATGCGGCGAAGCTCGCCTACGCCCCCGTGAAGCCGAGGAAACCCGGCATCACCGCGTCCGGCGACCTCGACCTCGCGGAAATCTCCCGGTACATCGACTGGAGCCCATTCTTCCAGGTCTGGGACATGGCGGGCAAGTACCCGAAGATTTTCGAGAACGCGCGTTTCGGTGAGCAGGCCCGACAGGTGTTTGACGACGCGCAGGCGATGCTGGCCCGGATCATCGAGGAAAAATGGCTGGCGGCCCGCGCGGTCTTCGGCCTGTTTTCCGCGCATCGGGACGGGGATGACATCGTGATCGATGGGCGGATGACCTGGCGCAATCTGCGCCAGCAGCAGGCGGAGGAAGGCAAGCCCAACCGCTGCCTCGCGGATTTTGTCGCGCCGGAAGGCGACTACGTGGGTGCCTTCGCGGTCACGGCCGGGCTGGGCATCGAGAAGCAACTGGCTGAATTCGAGGCGGCGCACGACGACTACCGCGCCATCCTGCTCAAGGCGCTGGCCGACCGGCTCGCCGAGGCCGCCGCCGAGTGGCTGCATGCGCGCGTGCGCCGCGAGCACTGGGGCTACGCAGCGAACGAGCGGCTCACGAACGACGACCTGATCGCCGAGAAATACCAGGGCATCCGACCCGCCCCCGGCTACCCCGCCTGCCCGGACCACATGGCCAAGCGCGAGCTGTTCCGCCTGCTCGACGCTCCCGGAAACTGCGGGATGGGGCTCACGGAGAGCTTCGCGATGACGCCCGCCGCCTCGGTGTCCGGCTTCTACCTCGCCCATCCGGAAGCGCGCTACTTCGCCATCAACAAAATCGGCCGCGACCAGCTTGAAGACTGGGCGGGGCGCAGCGGGATGAGCATCCCGGAAGCCGAGAAGTGGCTCGCCCCCCTGCTGCAGGCTTCGCGGTAA
- a CDS encoding rhodanese-like domain-containing protein — translation MEHLTPKEAAQFLHENPKALFIDCRSEMEFLFVGHPVGALHAAWNDGPDWEVNPHFVGEVRKLAGHVHDRPVVLICRSGNRSVDAGNALEAAGFTRVYNVLRGFEGELDDGHHRCSVNGWRFEGLPWEQC, via the coding sequence ATGGAACACCTGACCCCAAAGGAAGCCGCGCAGTTTCTGCATGAAAACCCCAAGGCCTTGTTCATCGATTGCCGCAGCGAAATGGAATTCCTCTTCGTCGGCCATCCCGTCGGCGCACTCCACGCCGCATGGAACGACGGTCCGGACTGGGAGGTGAACCCCCACTTCGTCGGGGAGGTCAGGAAACTCGCCGGCCACGTCCATGACCGCCCCGTGGTGTTGATCTGCCGCAGCGGCAACCGCTCGGTCGATGCGGGCAATGCGCTCGAGGCCGCCGGCTTCACCCGCGTCTACAACGTGCTGCGCGGCTTCGAGGGCGAGCTGGACGACGGCCACCACCGTTGCTCTGTCAACGGCTGGCGCTTCGAGGGGCTGCCCTGGGAACAATGCTGA
- a CDS encoding multifunctional CCA addition/repair protein, whose protein sequence is MKTYAVGGAVRDELLGLPVRERDWVVVGATPKEMAARGFRPVGRDFPVFLHPETHEEYALARTERKTAPGYTGFVFHAEPSVTLEEDLARRDLTINAIARDADGSLIDPHGGRSDLAARVLRHVSPAFGEDPVRILRVARFAARFADFAVAPETLALMRRMAEDGEVDALVPERVWQELARGLMEARPSRMFETLRTCGALKKLLPELDRLWGVPQRADFHPEVDTGVHTMMVIDAAAGMGLSLPARFAALTHDLGKGTTPADVLPRHIGHESRSAALIPPLCQRLRAPADCRDVAVLAARLHGDIHHVDRLRPETRLRLLERCDALRRPERFAEILAACEADWRGRLGFEARDYPQAALWRQALAAIRSVDAGAIAKECADPGQIAARIHEARVAALRP, encoded by the coding sequence ATGAAAACCTACGCCGTCGGCGGCGCCGTCCGCGATGAACTGCTGGGCCTGCCGGTCCGGGAGCGCGACTGGGTGGTCGTCGGCGCCACGCCGAAGGAGATGGCCGCGCGCGGATTCCGGCCGGTGGGGCGCGACTTTCCGGTCTTCCTGCACCCCGAAACGCACGAGGAATACGCGCTGGCCCGCACCGAACGCAAGACCGCGCCCGGCTACACGGGCTTCGTCTTCCATGCCGAGCCTTCCGTCACGCTGGAAGAAGACCTGGCCCGGCGCGACCTGACCATCAACGCCATCGCACGTGATGCGGACGGCAGCCTCATCGATCCCCACGGCGGGCGAAGCGATCTGGCGGCCAGGGTGCTGCGCCACGTCTCGCCGGCCTTCGGCGAGGATCCCGTGCGCATCCTGCGCGTCGCCCGCTTCGCCGCCCGCTTCGCCGATTTCGCGGTGGCGCCGGAAACCCTGGCGCTGATGCGCCGGATGGCGGAGGACGGCGAGGTCGACGCCCTGGTGCCGGAGCGCGTCTGGCAGGAACTGGCCCGCGGCCTCATGGAAGCGCGGCCCTCCCGGATGTTCGAGACCCTGCGCACCTGCGGCGCCCTCAAGAAGCTGCTGCCGGAGCTGGACCGCCTCTGGGGCGTACCGCAGCGGGCCGACTTCCATCCGGAAGTCGATACCGGCGTACACACGATGATGGTGATCGACGCGGCGGCGGGCATGGGGCTTTCGCTGCCCGCGCGCTTCGCCGCGCTGACCCATGACCTCGGCAAGGGGACGACGCCGGCCGACGTCCTGCCGCGCCACATCGGCCACGAGTCCCGAAGCGCGGCCCTGATCCCGCCCCTGTGCCAGCGCCTGCGCGCGCCGGCCGACTGCCGGGACGTCGCCGTCCTGGCGGCGCGCCTCCACGGGGACATCCACCATGTCGACCGGCTCCGGCCGGAAACACGGCTCCGGCTGCTGGAACGCTGCGACGCCCTGCGCCGGCCGGAACGCTTCGCGGAAATCCTGGCCGCTTGCGAAGCGGACTGGCGCGGCCGGCTCGGCTTCGAGGCGAGGGACTATCCCCAGGCGGCGCTGTGGCGGCAGGCGCTGGCGGCGATCCGCTCGGTGGATGCCGGCGCCATTGCGAAGGAATGCGCCGATCCCGGACAGATCGCCGCGCGCATCCACGAGGCGCGCGTCGCGGCGCTACGGCCATGA
- a CDS encoding DUF1840 domain-containing protein codes for MMVKFHSLAAGEILMFGDVARRMMELMGKEPAERGVVTVEQLPEAIARLKAAIAEDKRRHAGRHDEDPPADEPDGSGGTRPHVDLARRALPLAELLERSLERGKPVLWGV; via the coding sequence ATGATGGTGAAATTCCATTCGCTGGCCGCGGGCGAAATCCTCATGTTCGGCGACGTCGCCCGGCGCATGATGGAACTCATGGGCAAGGAACCGGCCGAGCGCGGCGTCGTCACCGTCGAGCAGCTTCCGGAGGCCATCGCCCGCTTGAAGGCCGCCATCGCCGAGGACAAGCGCCGGCATGCCGGCCGGCACGACGAGGACCCGCCCGCCGACGAGCCGGACGGGAGCGGCGGCACGCGCCCTCACGTCGACCTGGCGCGGCGCGCGCTGCCGCTGGCGGAATTGCTGGAGCGATCCCTCGAACGGGGAAAACCCGTGCTCTGGGGCGTTTGA